DNA from Parageobacillus thermoglucosidasius:
GTCTGACGTTCAACTATATGCGCATTGGCGGCGTGAAATGGGACGCTCCGGACGGATGGGTGGAAAAAGTGAAACGGTTTGTTCCGTATATGCGGGAAAAACTCGCTGGTTACCATGACCTTGTTACAGGCAACGAAATTTTCCTCCGCCGCGTCACCGGTGTTGGCAAATATACAAAAGAAGAAGCGATCAATTATTCGTTAAGCGGGGTGAATCTTCGCTGCACCGGCGTGAAATGGGATTTGCGGAAAGACGAACCGTACTCGATTTATGACCGCTTTGATTTCGATGTTCCGGTGCGCGAAGAAGGAGATTGCTTCGCCCGCTATGAATGCCGCTTGGCAGAAATCGAAGAATCATTGAAAATCATTGAACAAGCGTGTGAACAATTTCCAAAAAGCGGGGAAATTATGGGAAAAGTGCCGCGCATCATTAAAGCGCCGCCGGGGGAAACGTTCGTCCGCATTGAATCACCGCGCGGGGAAATCGGCTGTTATATCGCCAGCGATGGAAAGAAAGAGCCATACCGCATCAAGTTCCGTCGGCCTTCGTTTTACAATTTGCAAATACTCCCGAAGCTGCTGAAAGGGGAAAACATTGCGAACGTGATTGCGATTCTTGGCTCGATTGACATTGTGCTCGGGGAGGTCGATGGATGATGGAACGGCTGTTAAATTCAGCTCCAAGCTGGACGAATCTCGCCGTCTTTTTCGGGCTTGGTGCTGCCTTGCTGCTTGCCGTTCTCGCCTTTGTGACGTACGGCATTTTGGCGGAGAGGAAAGTGATGGGATTTATGCAAGGCCGTTACGGCCCGAACCAAGTCGGGGGACGCTGGGGGCTGTTGCAAACGGTCGCCGATGTGTTGAAGCTGCTCTTAAAAGAAGATACGATTCCGAAAGCCGCCGACCGGCCGCTGTTCATTTTAGCGCCGATTCTCGCATTTGCGCCAGCGTTTATGGTATTAGCAACATTGCCGTTTACCGACGCTTTTCAATTTGCTGATATTGGAGTCGGCTTGTTATATTATATCGCTGTATCGGGGCTGACGACGATCGGTGTCGTTACCGGCGGATGGGCGTCGAACAATAAATACGCGCTCATCGGCGGGATGCGCGCGGCGGCGCAAATGATTTCATACGAAATTCCGCTTATCATGTCTGTAAT
Protein-coding regions in this window:
- a CDS encoding NADH-quinone oxidoreductase subunit D; amino-acid sequence: MLRTEEMILNVGPQHPSTHGVFRLILKIDGEKIQEATPVIGYLHRGTEKLAESLQYTQIIPYTDRMDYLSAMTNNYVICHAVETMMGIEVPERAEYLRVLAMELGRIASHLVWWGTYLLDLGATSPFLYAFREREMIINLLNELSGARLTFNYMRIGGVKWDAPDGWVEKVKRFVPYMREKLAGYHDLVTGNEIFLRRVTGVGKYTKEEAINYSLSGVNLRCTGVKWDLRKDEPYSIYDRFDFDVPVREEGDCFARYECRLAEIEESLKIIEQACEQFPKSGEIMGKVPRIIKAPPGETFVRIESPRGEIGCYIASDGKKEPYRIKFRRPSFYNLQILPKLLKGENIANVIAILGSIDIVLGEVDG
- the nuoH gene encoding NADH-quinone oxidoreductase subunit NuoH — encoded protein: MMERLLNSAPSWTNLAVFFGLGAALLLAVLAFVTYGILAERKVMGFMQGRYGPNQVGGRWGLLQTVADVLKLLLKEDTIPKAADRPLFILAPILAFAPAFMVLATLPFTDAFQFADIGVGLLYYIAVSGLTTIGVVTGGWASNNKYALIGGMRAAAQMISYEIPLIMSVIGVVLLTGSLNLNDIVEAQKNVWYIFIQPIAFIVFFIAAVAELNRTPFDLPEAESELVAGFHVEYSGFRWAFFMLAEYVYLFAMAALTTVLFLGGWHPVMFLDFIPGAVWFALKFSAVVFVLIWFRVTFPRLRADQLMELGWKVLLPVALANIFITALVKKLFF